The Haloplanus salinarum genome includes a region encoding these proteins:
- a CDS encoding ABC transporter permease: MSGPEPNRDSVGRPPGWLRALTARWSTVATRGISVLVLLGLWWFVALFFEPIVFPGPWPVLLETGHIIRNERFVFHLSRTLFRVVGAFVVALLLSSCIGILMGVDETAERFFETFVLVGLTVPALAVSIIVLLVMGFTEVAGIVAIVIVITPPMTENVWEGTKNLDAELIKMGQVFGATRRMMLRDVVLPQLAPYLLAATRFGLGIGWKIAVIVEWIGLGNGIGQKLRDSFDLFSLTGVMAWTLSFVLVMAGLEFLLIKRIEAHLTRWQPDEMNQTSLLQS; this comes from the coding sequence ATGTCCGGTCCCGAACCGAATCGTGACTCCGTGGGGCGACCCCCGGGGTGGCTCCGCGCACTGACGGCTCGATGGTCCACAGTCGCAACGCGGGGGATTTCGGTCCTCGTCCTCCTCGGGCTCTGGTGGTTCGTGGCCCTCTTTTTCGAGCCGATCGTGTTTCCAGGTCCGTGGCCGGTGTTGCTGGAGACGGGACACATCATCCGTAACGAGCGGTTCGTCTTTCATCTGTCACGAACGCTGTTTCGGGTCGTCGGGGCGTTCGTCGTCGCGCTTCTGTTGTCCTCGTGCATCGGGATTCTCATGGGCGTGGACGAAACTGCCGAACGGTTCTTCGAAACGTTCGTCCTCGTGGGACTGACAGTCCCTGCGCTCGCCGTCTCCATCATCGTGTTGCTCGTGATGGGGTTCACCGAGGTCGCCGGCATCGTTGCCATCGTCATCGTCATCACTCCGCCGATGACCGAGAACGTCTGGGAAGGAACGAAGAATCTCGATGCCGAGTTGATCAAAATGGGTCAGGTGTTCGGTGCTACGCGGCGGATGATGCTCCGTGACGTCGTGCTCCCGCAACTCGCCCCGTACCTCCTCGCGGCAACCCGGTTCGGCTTGGGTATCGGCTGGAAAATCGCCGTCATCGTCGAGTGGATCGGCCTCGGAAACGGGATCGGACAGAAACTCCGCGACTCGTTCGACCTGTTTTCGCTGACGGGCGTCATGGCGTGGACGCTGTCGTTCGTTCTCGTGATGGCCGGGCTGGAGTTTCTGCTCATCAAACGGATCGAGGCCCACCTCACCCGCTGGCAACCCGACGAAATGAATCAGACGTCGCTGTTACAGAGTTAA
- a CDS encoding ABC transporter ATP-binding protein: MTRRHPIRLDGIEKSYPTEGGSLRVLDGISLDIRDGEFLSIVGPSGCGKSTLLNIIADWIAPDAGTVEITPSRSDVQIGVVFQEPTLLDWRTVRQNLAFALRGLGVPEAAHDRETRAALELVGLSESANQYPPTLSGGMRQRVNFARAFCVGPDVLLMDEPFSSLDELTARALRERVVDIWDDERFTAVLVTHDIAEAAYFSDRVVVLSDTPTVIEKTVDIEGDQPREPQSEETLEHERRILEALGVPT, from the coding sequence ATGACACGACGACACCCGATCCGGCTGGACGGCATCGAGAAATCGTACCCGACGGAGGGTGGATCCCTGCGCGTCCTCGACGGGATCTCCCTCGACATCCGGGACGGGGAGTTTCTCAGTATCGTCGGCCCGTCGGGGTGTGGCAAGAGCACGCTACTCAACATCATCGCCGACTGGATCGCTCCCGACGCCGGTACGGTCGAGATCACTCCATCGCGATCCGATGTCCAGATCGGCGTCGTGTTTCAGGAGCCGACCCTGCTCGACTGGCGAACGGTGCGCCAGAATCTGGCGTTCGCCCTCCGTGGTCTGGGTGTGCCCGAAGCGGCGCACGACCGGGAGACCCGTGCCGCGCTCGAGCTCGTCGGGCTTTCCGAGAGTGCTAATCAGTATCCGCCCACACTGTCCGGCGGAATGCGGCAACGTGTGAACTTCGCTCGCGCGTTCTGTGTCGGTCCCGACGTGTTGTTGATGGACGAACCCTTCAGTAGTCTCGACGAACTCACGGCGCGTGCGCTCCGGGAGCGCGTCGTTGATATCTGGGACGACGAACGGTTCACCGCCGTCCTCGTCACGCACGACATAGCCGAAGCCGCGTACTTCTCAGACCGGGTCGTCGTTCTTTCCGACACCCCGACGGTCATCGAGAAGACGGTCGACATCGAGGGCGACCAACCACGGGAGCCACAATCCGAGGAGACGCTCGAACACGAGCGCCGCATTTTGGAGGCACTCGGTGTTCCGACTTAA